Proteins encoded within one genomic window of Hahella chejuensis KCTC 2396:
- a CDS encoding antiterminator Q family protein, producing MTDSILLDVTRDWLVRYGRWVRAGGVLPRFERVETCLDDYDGSELLTDDQALIVDKALALLSRVQPFEGKAIKWAYIDRREIRVIARDLGRSYGAARELLRMGECIMSGLLQPHLPTHLLVDRVRNGR from the coding sequence ATGACTGATTCAATTCTGTTAGACGTTACAAGAGACTGGTTAGTGCGTTACGGACGTTGGGTGAGGGCTGGCGGCGTTCTTCCACGTTTTGAGAGGGTGGAAACCTGTTTGGACGACTACGATGGCTCAGAGCTTCTTACAGACGATCAGGCGCTAATTGTTGATAAAGCCCTGGCGCTTCTAAGCAGGGTGCAGCCGTTTGAAGGGAAGGCGATTAAGTGGGCCTATATTGATCGGCGCGAGATCCGCGTCATAGCCAGGGACTTAGGGCGGAGCTATGGGGCGGCGAGGGAGCTGCTCCGGATGGGCGAATGCATCATGTCGGGCCTGCTGCAACCGCATTTGCCGACGCACCTGCTGGTTGACAGAGTTCGGAACGGTCGCTAG
- a CDS encoding terminase small subunit encodes MKVNKKQLADIFGISERTFTQYQKDPDFPIVLDAGRGASNQYDTVAVFNFLKDRALSGAKFESARDRLDRIRAERETLALGRDLGELVPASELEALLEQVVTAIKTTLLDSNHILKTELDARYDIDVEPDILDEHSRQALTHLAALGDQYAEGDSERAEEVPAAGEDDDEGLGE; translated from the coding sequence GTGAAGGTAAACAAGAAACAACTTGCTGACATTTTCGGCATCAGCGAGCGGACCTTCACCCAGTATCAAAAAGACCCCGACTTTCCGATTGTGTTGGATGCAGGGCGGGGGGCTTCGAATCAATACGACACGGTTGCCGTTTTCAATTTTCTGAAGGATCGGGCGTTATCCGGAGCGAAATTCGAATCAGCCCGAGACAGATTGGATCGCATCAGGGCGGAGCGGGAAACCCTGGCTCTAGGTCGTGACCTCGGGGAACTGGTGCCCGCAAGTGAGCTGGAGGCGCTTCTTGAACAGGTCGTCACCGCTATCAAAACAACCTTGCTTGATAGCAATCACATTTTAAAAACCGAATTGGATGCTCGTTACGATATAGATGTTGAACCAGACATACTCGACGAACATTCTAGACAGGCGCTCACTCACCTGGCGGCACTTGGTGATCAATACGCGGAGGGTGATAGCGAACGCGCTGAAGAAGTTCCAGCCGCCGGAGAAGATGACGACGAAGGATTGGGCGAATAA
- a CDS encoding S49 family peptidase produces the protein MPANTNYANLASRVFNTPLAVEPAYAKTFFSALSSRLDIVEIKAPDGEVILGEKMRSKAASYGPNRARERPYQVVDGVAIVPVSGTLVHKFGYLRPTSGMTGYDGLIARINDAVGDPEVRGILLDMDSPGGEVAGCFDTTAMIAAYAKQKPIWSLTYDMACSACFAIASATSRRLITQSGVAGSVGVIMAHVSRQEELAAMGRKVTLIYSGKYKAEGNPYEDLPEETLSRFQAEMHTLREQFAGIVATNTGLSIEAVMSTEAQVYRGQAAIDVGFAHEIVNGHEAVGIFSEYLKTTNSNKGVVYMTTEQTQPVADVAKERAQAATEERGRIKSILQSEAAAERRELAEYFAFETSMPADQASAALDKAPKTAASGSVPQGLLDAAMGNTEQPKVGADTSNPTGDKQDEAATILSDFRAATGKAKRSA, from the coding sequence ATGCCAGCAAATACGAATTACGCGAACTTAGCCAGCCGGGTATTCAACACTCCCTTGGCGGTCGAACCTGCTTACGCAAAGACCTTCTTTTCTGCGCTGAGTAGTCGCCTGGATATCGTCGAAATCAAAGCCCCAGACGGTGAGGTGATCTTGGGCGAAAAAATGCGTTCCAAGGCCGCCAGTTATGGACCAAACCGAGCGCGTGAACGCCCATACCAAGTTGTGGATGGGGTCGCGATCGTGCCTGTGTCGGGCACCTTGGTTCATAAATTCGGCTATCTGCGCCCGACCAGCGGCATGACCGGTTACGACGGTTTGATTGCACGTATTAACGATGCGGTCGGCGACCCTGAAGTAAGGGGAATATTGCTTGATATGGATTCACCTGGCGGTGAGGTCGCTGGATGCTTTGACACAACGGCCATGATCGCCGCTTATGCGAAGCAAAAGCCTATCTGGTCGCTTACTTATGACATGGCCTGCAGCGCATGTTTCGCGATCGCAAGCGCCACCAGCCGCCGACTGATCACGCAATCAGGCGTCGCCGGTAGCGTGGGCGTGATCATGGCTCACGTCAGCCGGCAGGAAGAGCTTGCGGCCATGGGGCGTAAAGTCACGCTGATCTATTCCGGTAAGTACAAGGCAGAGGGCAATCCCTACGAAGACTTGCCGGAGGAAACGCTATCTCGTTTTCAGGCAGAGATGCACACGCTCCGCGAACAGTTCGCGGGGATAGTCGCAACCAACACCGGGCTATCGATCGAGGCGGTAATGTCTACCGAGGCCCAAGTATACCGTGGGCAGGCAGCGATCGATGTCGGCTTTGCGCACGAAATCGTCAACGGTCACGAAGCCGTCGGCATCTTCAGTGAGTACTTGAAAACCACCAACAGTAATAAAGGGGTCGTTTACATGACAACCGAACAAACGCAACCCGTCGCCGACGTTGCCAAAGAGCGCGCACAAGCTGCTACTGAGGAGCGTGGACGGATTAAATCAATCCTACAAAGCGAGGCCGCCGCAGAACGTCGCGAGCTGGCCGAATACTTCGCATTTGAAACCAGCATGCCAGCAGATCAAGCGTCAGCGGCGCTCGATAAGGCGCCGAAAACTGCGGCGTCCGGGAGTGTACCGCAAGGGCTGCTTGATGCAGCGATGGGCAATACTGAGCAGCCGAAAGTTGGCGCGGACACATCAAATCCTACAGGCGACAAGCAGGACGAAGCTGCAACCATCCTGTCTGATTTCCGAGCGGCGACAGGTAAAGCCAAGCGCAGCGCGTAA
- the gpW gene encoding gpW family head-tail joining protein translates to MATQADLDAARAALNKLLTGQSVVQVQHDNYSATYKPADAAKLRAYIADLESQLGLTTRSRRGPAGVTG, encoded by the coding sequence ATGGCTACGCAAGCAGATTTAGACGCCGCACGCGCAGCGTTAAACAAGCTCCTGACCGGGCAATCAGTCGTGCAGGTCCAACACGACAACTATAGTGCTACCTACAAGCCGGCGGACGCAGCAAAGCTGCGCGCATACATCGCAGATCTTGAGTCACAACTCGGGCTGACGACGCGCAGCCGGCGCGGGCCTGCGGGGGTAACTGGATGA
- a CDS encoding major capsid protein, which yields MSYETSTLLSVMQEMDRNIPFLLSLFFTEEIMFDTDEIDFDAIDEDVRIAPFVSPLVAGQVMKERGSTLKKFKAAYIKPKTPVLPNRPLKRRAGEPIGGTLTPAQRMNAIRADILNSQMDSIDRRMEWMAASALRTGQIIVSGEKYPTSVVDFGRDPNLTVDVSGGAAAWDQSTSTPKEDLEDIFALMKAPCNYVIGGRGAINAFMKHADIKELMETRRGSSTQLETAPTVNLADYKGRLGSAGPEVWSYQGYYTDESGTQQLYIPDDEIILVSMAVEGVQAFGAILDGEAGYMPARYFPKNWPEKDPPLEYLMTQSSPLTVPKRINGTAKIKVL from the coding sequence ATGAGCTATGAAACTTCAACGCTCCTTTCGGTAATGCAGGAAATGGACCGGAATATTCCGTTTCTGTTGAGCTTGTTTTTCACCGAAGAAATAATGTTCGATACGGATGAGATCGACTTCGACGCCATTGATGAAGACGTCCGCATTGCTCCATTCGTCAGCCCTCTTGTAGCTGGGCAGGTGATGAAAGAGCGCGGATCAACTCTGAAAAAATTCAAGGCAGCCTACATCAAACCTAAAACACCTGTACTGCCAAACCGCCCGTTGAAGCGTCGAGCGGGAGAGCCTATTGGCGGAACTTTAACGCCAGCCCAACGAATGAACGCCATTCGAGCTGACATTTTAAATAGCCAAATGGATTCAATTGATCGGCGTATGGAGTGGATGGCGGCTTCTGCTTTGCGTACTGGTCAGATCATTGTATCAGGCGAGAAGTATCCGACATCAGTCGTTGATTTTGGACGCGACCCTAACTTGACGGTGGATGTATCCGGTGGGGCGGCTGCTTGGGATCAGAGCACGTCCACACCCAAAGAGGATCTGGAAGATATTTTTGCGCTCATGAAAGCGCCGTGCAACTACGTGATTGGTGGGCGTGGAGCTATTAACGCGTTTATGAAGCACGCAGACATCAAGGAACTCATGGAAACCCGCCGTGGTAGCTCCACTCAGCTTGAGACTGCTCCAACTGTTAATTTGGCTGATTACAAAGGCCGTTTGGGGTCTGCAGGCCCAGAAGTTTGGAGCTATCAAGGCTATTACACAGACGAGAGCGGAACGCAACAACTGTACATCCCTGACGACGAAATTATCCTGGTTTCAATGGCAGTGGAAGGTGTTCAGGCGTTTGGGGCTATTCTTGACGGTGAGGCGGGATATATGCCGGCGCGGTATTTTCCGAAGAACTGGCCTGAAAAAGATCCTCCCCTTGAATATCTCATGACACAAAGCTCTCCTCTGACTGTGCCGAAGCGCATCAACGGAACAGCAAAAATCAAAGTACTATAA
- a CDS encoding phage terminase large subunit family protein, with the protein MTTKDWANKYRWLAKEQSARPGKYNTRLTPWIEGIMDAVDDPRVKKLVVKKSAQVAYTDGFWNNYLGRRIHTDPCPIVLLFPKEKTIKKYLDQKFNPMITATPVLRDLVDVTTSRKAGNRQDQKNFPGGFLSLVASNAPDNVKSTSAPVVAVEEPDDCNTNVFGQGDSIKLLEERAKTYDRRKVIFGGTPTVKGVSRVDESYKNSDQRKFYIPCHECGESHVLSWDNVRWDEDESRSHEVFGKIIPESAFYVCPHCTCVWNDNQKNRNVKNGVWVAEADFSGTAGFYINELYAPFPGSRFAILLTKYLEAKHKKEQGDDGDMIVFVNSTLGLSYEYETDSANEDELEAKALEYPEKSIPTGGLILTMGVDVQHDRLAVIIRAWGRGEESFLVYWGELAAQTACTDKNDAVWKELDTFLFGVYEHASGAGLRISATGIDSSDGATNDAVYHYVRSRKKLGAKIMAIKGDSENTKQASDREIVTPPRKVDVNSQTKASKYGLQVYIVGTQKAKDLISARLKLSGIGPGRMHNYKDVRSDYYAQVLSEIKAPSRRQLGKKVWQKKAGVRNEALDCEVYALHAARVLRIQLKKPADWDNIEANLKQVDLLSPITIPTQPDEKPSAGVSVKQAGESKSGGWGSLGQRAT; encoded by the coding sequence ATGACGACGAAGGATTGGGCGAATAAGTATCGTTGGCTTGCGAAAGAACAGTCAGCCCGCCCGGGGAAATATAACACCCGTCTAACGCCATGGATTGAAGGCATCATGGACGCGGTCGACGATCCTCGCGTGAAAAAGCTGGTTGTAAAGAAATCAGCTCAGGTCGCCTACACTGATGGGTTCTGGAATAACTATCTTGGGCGACGAATCCACACCGATCCTTGTCCTATTGTGTTGCTTTTTCCGAAAGAAAAAACGATCAAAAAGTACTTGGATCAAAAGTTCAACCCGATGATCACCGCTACTCCTGTGCTGCGGGATCTGGTGGACGTTACAACCAGTCGAAAGGCCGGCAACCGCCAAGATCAGAAGAACTTCCCCGGCGGGTTTTTGTCGTTGGTGGCATCGAACGCTCCGGATAACGTCAAGTCGACATCAGCCCCGGTGGTGGCGGTTGAAGAACCGGACGACTGCAACACGAATGTATTCGGCCAGGGCGACTCAATTAAGCTGCTGGAAGAAAGGGCCAAGACTTACGATCGCCGGAAAGTGATATTCGGGGGGACGCCTACGGTCAAGGGCGTTTCTCGCGTTGATGAAAGTTACAAAAACAGTGACCAGCGCAAGTTTTACATCCCTTGCCATGAGTGCGGCGAGTCTCATGTACTGTCTTGGGACAATGTCAGATGGGATGAGGACGAAAGCCGCAGCCATGAAGTCTTTGGGAAGATTATTCCCGAGTCAGCGTTTTATGTGTGTCCGCATTGCACCTGCGTCTGGAATGATAACCAGAAGAACCGGAACGTTAAAAACGGCGTATGGGTTGCTGAGGCTGATTTTTCAGGGACAGCCGGATTCTATATCAACGAGCTGTATGCGCCTTTCCCAGGCTCCCGGTTTGCAATTCTTCTGACGAAGTACTTGGAGGCGAAGCACAAGAAAGAACAGGGAGACGACGGGGACATGATTGTCTTCGTCAACTCCACTTTGGGCTTGTCTTATGAGTACGAAACCGATTCGGCCAATGAGGACGAACTAGAAGCCAAGGCGCTGGAGTATCCGGAGAAAAGCATACCTACCGGCGGACTGATTCTGACGATGGGCGTTGACGTCCAACATGATCGTCTGGCTGTCATCATTCGGGCGTGGGGCCGAGGCGAAGAAAGTTTCCTCGTTTATTGGGGCGAGCTGGCTGCGCAAACGGCTTGTACCGATAAAAACGATGCAGTTTGGAAAGAACTGGATACGTTTTTATTCGGGGTCTATGAGCATGCGTCCGGCGCTGGCCTGCGAATCTCTGCAACCGGCATTGATAGTTCAGACGGCGCCACGAATGACGCCGTTTACCACTATGTCCGGAGTCGGAAAAAGCTCGGAGCGAAGATTATGGCGATCAAGGGCGACTCGGAGAACACTAAGCAAGCCAGTGATCGCGAGATTGTCACGCCTCCCCGCAAAGTGGACGTGAACAGCCAGACAAAGGCCTCTAAATATGGCCTGCAGGTCTATATCGTCGGTACGCAAAAGGCGAAAGACCTGATATCTGCGCGCCTGAAATTGAGCGGGATTGGTCCTGGTCGAATGCACAACTATAAAGACGTGCGCTCAGACTATTACGCGCAGGTACTAAGCGAGATTAAGGCGCCCAGTCGGCGCCAACTTGGTAAAAAGGTTTGGCAAAAGAAAGCGGGTGTCCGCAACGAAGCGTTGGACTGCGAAGTTTACGCGCTTCACGCAGCCAGAGTGCTGCGAATACAGCTCAAAAAGCCAGCCGATTGGGACAATATTGAGGCGAATTTGAAGCAGGTAGACCTGCTATCACCAATAACCATACCGACCCAACCGGATGAAAAGCCGTCTGCTGGCGTGTCAGTCAAGCAAGCAGGCGAGAGTAAGTCTGGAGGGTGGGGATCATTAGGACAGAGGGCTACCTGA
- a CDS encoding phage portal protein produces MNDTSVRILDAQGRPMSSVYTGAGAGFGNQLVNWNPMAQTADAALLPTLKMGNARADDLARNHGIASNGVQLHVDNIVGHLFRLSYKPRWQRLGMSEEDAASLARDVEQAWTEYAEDDVHCYLDAERKRTFTMLIREGIATHTTKGEIMASAEWEYRPGSLFKTCIKTITPHRVSNPHNLMDTNRLRGGVNVDRYGAARSYNVRDTSVPGYMFGDGMGSTWREIPRETSWGREQFLHVFEPTEDGQTRGANRFLAVMEQMHMLGKLQHTKLQNAIVNAMYAAVIESEMDSSAAFEIIGGDGGEDVLQKWMMSMLDYHAGANIRMNGVKIPHLMPGEKLNLMTSSNADNGFAELEASILRWIAAGLNVPFEALARDYSKTTYSSARASMLDGWRYFMGRRKVIAARFATKIFALWLEEAFSRGVIVPPKGAKSFYDGKASWCNCAWIGSGRVAIDGLKEVKEAVLRIDSGLSTYEKELALMGEDYQEIFQQQIREVRERQEAGLPPPSWMRVTNMAPDEREAA; encoded by the coding sequence ATGAATGATACCAGCGTGCGAATTTTAGACGCGCAAGGGCGGCCAATGTCGTCGGTATATACCGGCGCGGGCGCAGGCTTCGGCAACCAGTTGGTCAATTGGAATCCGATGGCGCAAACCGCCGACGCTGCGTTGCTACCGACTCTGAAAATGGGCAATGCGCGCGCTGATGACCTCGCCCGGAATCACGGCATTGCGTCCAACGGCGTGCAACTCCATGTTGATAACATCGTTGGTCACCTATTCCGCTTGTCATACAAGCCACGATGGCAACGGCTAGGGATGTCAGAAGAAGATGCGGCCAGCCTGGCGCGGGATGTTGAGCAGGCTTGGACGGAATACGCTGAAGATGACGTGCATTGCTACCTCGATGCGGAGCGCAAGCGCACCTTTACGATGCTGATTCGCGAAGGGATTGCGACCCATACGACCAAGGGCGAAATAATGGCCTCGGCGGAATGGGAATACCGGCCTGGCAGCCTGTTCAAGACCTGCATTAAAACCATTACGCCACATCGCGTGAGCAATCCTCATAATTTGATGGACACCAACCGACTACGCGGTGGCGTTAACGTTGATCGGTACGGCGCGGCGAGGTCGTATAACGTTCGAGACACTTCTGTGCCTGGTTATATGTTCGGCGATGGCATGGGCAGTACCTGGCGCGAGATCCCGCGCGAAACAAGCTGGGGGCGCGAACAGTTTCTCCATGTATTTGAGCCAACCGAGGACGGTCAAACCCGTGGCGCAAACCGCTTTTTGGCGGTGATGGAGCAAATGCACATGCTGGGCAAGCTCCAGCACACCAAGCTCCAAAACGCCATCGTTAACGCCATGTATGCCGCCGTCATCGAATCCGAAATGGATAGCTCGGCGGCTTTTGAAATCATCGGCGGCGATGGCGGCGAAGATGTCCTGCAGAAATGGATGATGTCCATGCTGGACTACCACGCCGGCGCGAACATCCGCATGAATGGGGTGAAAATCCCGCACTTGATGCCAGGCGAAAAGCTTAACCTGATGACGTCATCAAACGCGGACAACGGGTTTGCGGAACTGGAAGCCAGTATCTTGCGCTGGATTGCTGCGGGCTTGAACGTTCCTTTCGAGGCGTTGGCGCGCGACTATAGCAAAACCACTTATAGTTCGGCTCGCGCCTCGATGTTGGACGGGTGGCGTTACTTCATGGGGCGCCGGAAAGTGATTGCCGCTCGGTTTGCAACAAAGATATTCGCGTTGTGGCTTGAAGAAGCCTTCAGCCGTGGTGTGATCGTACCGCCGAAGGGCGCGAAATCCTTCTACGATGGGAAAGCGTCCTGGTGTAACTGTGCTTGGATCGGTTCAGGCCGTGTCGCGATTGACGGATTGAAGGAAGTGAAAGAAGCGGTCCTGCGAATCGACAGCGGTTTGTCGACCTACGAAAAAGAGCTGGCGCTGATGGGCGAAGACTATCAGGAAATATTCCAGCAACAGATCCGAGAGGTCCGCGAACGCCAAGAGGCTGGATTGCCTCCGCCGTCCTGGATGCGAGTAACCAACATGGCTCCGGACGAACGCGAAGCCGCCTAG
- the lysC gene encoding Rz1-like lysis system protein LysC — protein MTLQTGCARTRLITQTQTIKQFPPEVLMQPCDIPAFTGSTNADLVVYTERLIASLRMCNADKSALREWAQ, from the coding sequence ATGACATTGCAAACCGGTTGCGCGCGGACACGGCTGATCACTCAGACGCAGACAATTAAGCAGTTTCCTCCCGAGGTTTTAATGCAGCCGTGCGACATTCCCGCATTCACTGGTTCGACGAATGCGGACCTGGTTGTTTATACCGAACGGTTGATTGCGTCCTTGCGCATGTGTAACGCGGACAAGTCGGCGTTGCGGGAGTGGGCGCAATAA
- a CDS encoding head decoration protein — MDHAGSETEVYTPDTLLLGGLVSTASGILASGENRTRGTVVGRVTATGELKMAAAAAGDGSEVPIGILGFDVDATSGAATCAYYTGGDFDQAALTWGAGYTDLQKAAAFDKTPITLKTAY, encoded by the coding sequence ATGGATCATGCAGGATCAGAGACTGAAGTCTATACACCGGACACCCTGTTGCTTGGCGGACTGGTTTCGACCGCGTCAGGCATCCTTGCAAGCGGTGAGAATCGGACGCGCGGGACTGTTGTGGGCCGCGTAACGGCAACGGGTGAGCTAAAAATGGCCGCTGCGGCGGCCGGAGACGGCTCTGAGGTGCCTATCGGCATCCTGGGTTTTGACGTAGACGCAACTTCCGGTGCCGCAACGTGTGCTTATTACACCGGCGGCGATTTTGATCAAGCGGCTTTGACCTGGGGCGCGGGTTATACCGATCTCCAAAAAGCGGCGGCGTTTGATAAAACGCCGATCACATTGAAAACAGCCTATTAA
- a CDS encoding N-acetylmuramoyl-L-alanine amidase: MKRQATRFVVVHCSATPASMDVDAETIRTWHKDKGWSDIGYHLVIKRDGTVQNGRDLMSVGAHVRGHNGDSVGVCLIGGVDDEEVPEDNFTEAQKNALRTVLAGLLARFPGSELRGHRDFPGVHKACPSFDVRAWYFNR, from the coding sequence ATGAAGCGACAAGCAACGCGATTTGTGGTGGTGCATTGCTCGGCCACGCCGGCATCAATGGACGTTGACGCGGAGACTATCCGCACATGGCATAAGGATAAAGGGTGGTCGGATATTGGTTACCACTTGGTTATTAAGCGGGACGGGACTGTGCAAAACGGTCGCGACCTGATGTCTGTTGGCGCACATGTGCGCGGTCATAACGGTGACTCGGTTGGTGTGTGTCTTATTGGCGGAGTAGATGACGAAGAAGTCCCGGAAGACAACTTCACAGAGGCGCAAAAGAACGCCTTGCGTACTGTTCTAGCTGGCTTGTTGGCGCGGTTCCCCGGCAGTGAGTTACGTGGTCATCGTGACTTTCCAGGTGTCCATAAAGCATGTCCGAGTTTTGACGTCCGGGCATGGTACTTCAATCGGTGA
- a CDS encoding phage protein gives MTNLVEITSTGLPVTTTLLIAEAAHCAHAIVLGLVRRHIQFLQELGTVWFGVPPGKEASEEFAMLNERHAMYVLSCMRNTAEVDQVRKDLLRRFYEMAGEGQKVAASARVRRDKTKTPAVQVRTGVEQFYLEWREGLLEAPYMSCITTDLYEVYERWCKREGEQAVTQTMFSLVISRKEVKSKERSLGSEKGRARQNQFFVIGDRAPGMNRQEWLGECVAAFRAAAGLVEK, from the coding sequence ATGACGAATTTGGTTGAAATCACTTCTACGGGGCTCCCGGTAACCACGACGCTGCTGATCGCGGAAGCGGCGCATTGCGCGCATGCGATCGTGCTCGGGTTGGTGCGAAGACACATTCAGTTTTTGCAGGAGTTGGGAACGGTGTGGTTTGGCGTGCCGCCGGGCAAAGAGGCGTCGGAGGAATTCGCGATGCTTAACGAGCGCCATGCCATGTATGTATTGAGCTGTATGCGTAATACCGCCGAGGTGGACCAAGTCCGGAAAGACCTTTTGCGTCGATTTTATGAAATGGCCGGTGAAGGCCAGAAGGTTGCGGCGTCTGCACGCGTTCGAAGGGATAAAACCAAAACCCCAGCCGTACAGGTTCGGACTGGTGTGGAGCAGTTCTATCTTGAATGGCGTGAGGGCCTGCTTGAAGCGCCATACATGAGTTGTATCACCACCGACTTGTACGAGGTGTATGAGCGTTGGTGTAAGCGCGAGGGTGAACAAGCGGTGACGCAAACCATGTTTAGTTTGGTTATTTCTAGGAAAGAGGTGAAGTCTAAAGAGCGTTCGCTCGGTAGCGAAAAGGGCAGGGCGAGGCAGAATCAGTTTTTCGTTATTGGCGATCGCGCTCCAGGAATGAATAGGCAAGAATGGCTTGGTGAGTGCGTGGCGGCCTTCAGAGCGGCGGCGGGGCTGGTTGAAAAGTAA